Proteins encoded together in one Miscanthus floridulus cultivar M001 chromosome 16, ASM1932011v1, whole genome shotgun sequence window:
- the LOC136512864 gene encoding uncharacterized protein isoform X2, giving the protein MAAVPVPIPPPPLLVSHAAVRAAASVVSHSGRVRLACDHPPQVAALRRGDWVKLICGASFEDAADVRNLSLVYTLAGVDCIDCAADASVVGAVNEGIDVAASIVPEVQRPWVMISVNDDCRDLHFRKAEFDPEDCPPDCSKPCEKVCPADAISLERSVVGGEHTRSDPLRGKYEGGVITERCYGCGRCLPVCPYDRIRAVSYVRDPTMTAELLKSNDVDAIEIHTIGKGTDMFNTLWDSLSGSINNVKLVAVSLPDIGESTVDLMNAMYTIMESHFKGYNLWQLDGRPMSGDIGRGATRETVSFAAHVASMSERPPDRWTGFAQNTRTVWSCAHRGTPRSSTGGTTRSHVISRNCEGLYIQSFQAVHKTSGQTIGSRKGAAYRVCLVLHLFLAWPAF; this is encoded by the exons ATGGCCGCCGTCCCGGTCCCGATCCCGCCGCCGCCTCTTCTAGTCTCCCACGCGGCCGTCCGGGCCGCGGCCTCCGTCGTATCTCACTCCGGCCGGGTCCGCCTTGCCTGCGACCACCCGCCGCAGGTCGCGGCCCTCCGGCGCGGCGACTGGGTCAAGCTCATCTGCGGCGCCAGCTTCGAG GATGCTGCTGATGTCAGGAATCTCTCCCTTGTCTACACTCTTGCTGGAG TGGATTGCATTGATTGTGCAGCAGATGCATCTGTGGTGGGTGCAGTGAATGAGGGTATTGATGTAGCAGCATCAATTGTACCAGAAGTTCAAAGGCCATGGGTGATGATTAGTGTTAATGATGATTGCAGAGATCTTCATTTCCGTAAAGCTG AGTTTGATCCTGAGGATTGCCCACCGGATTGCTCAAAGCCATGTGAGAAAGTTTGCCCGGCTGATGCAATATCACTAGAGCGTTCCGTGGTTGGTGGAGAGCACACTCGATCTGATCCTTTGCGTGGTAAATATGAG GGTGGTGTAATTACAGAGCGGTGCTATGGATGCGGTCGATGCTTGCCAGTTTGCCCGTATGACAGAATAA GAGCTGTGTCCTATGTTCGGGACCCTACTATGACTGCTGAGTTATTGAAAAGTAATGATGTTGATGCAATAGAGATACATACCATTGGAAA GGGAACTGATATGTTCAATACCCTCTGGGACAGCTTGAGTGGGTCCATCAATAATGTGAAGCTGGTTGCA GTTAGTCTTCCTGATATAGGTGAATCAACTGTTGATCTCATGAACGCAATGTACACAATAATGGAGTCCCATTTTAAAGGGTATAATCTTTGGCAG TTAGATGGCCGACCTATGAGTGGCGACATTGGTCGAGGTGCAACAAGGGAGACAGTTTCTTTTGCCGCTCATGTGGCTTCAATGTCAGAAAGACCTCCTG ATCGTTGGACGGGCTTTGCGCAAAATACCAGAACAGTTTGGTCCTGTGCGCATCGAGGAACACCCAGATCATCTACTGGAGGCACTACAAGAAGCCATGTCATTAGTAGGAACTGTGAAGGGTTATATATCCAGTCCTTCCAAGCCGTTCATAAAACAAGTGGACAGACAATAGGAAGTAGAAAAGGCGCAGCAtatagggtctgtttggttctcCATCTATTCCTAGCCTGGCCAGCTTTCTAA
- the LOC136512864 gene encoding uncharacterized protein isoform X1 has protein sequence MAAVPVPIPPPPLLVSHAAVRAAASVVSHSGRVRLACDHPPQVAALRRGDWVKLICGASFEDAADVRNLSLVYTLAGVDCIDCAADASVVGAVNEGIDVAASIVPEVQRPWVMISVNDDCRDLHFRKAEFDPEDCPPDCSKPCEKVCPADAISLERSVVGGEHTRSDPLRGKYEGGVITERCYGCGRCLPVCPYDRIRAVSYVRDPTMTAELLKSNDVDAIEIHTIGKGTDMFNTLWDSLSGSINNVKLVAVSLPDIGESTVDLMNAMYTIMESHFKGYNLWQLDGRPMSGDIGRGATRETVSFAAHVASMSERPPGFYQLAGGTNAYTIDCLKKAGLFQSISVAGTAASEMASSHQALIGGIAYGGYARKIVGRALRKIPEQFGPVRIEEHPDHLLEALQEAMSLVGTVKGYISSPSKPFIKQVDRQ, from the exons ATGGCCGCCGTCCCGGTCCCGATCCCGCCGCCGCCTCTTCTAGTCTCCCACGCGGCCGTCCGGGCCGCGGCCTCCGTCGTATCTCACTCCGGCCGGGTCCGCCTTGCCTGCGACCACCCGCCGCAGGTCGCGGCCCTCCGGCGCGGCGACTGGGTCAAGCTCATCTGCGGCGCCAGCTTCGAG GATGCTGCTGATGTCAGGAATCTCTCCCTTGTCTACACTCTTGCTGGAG TGGATTGCATTGATTGTGCAGCAGATGCATCTGTGGTGGGTGCAGTGAATGAGGGTATTGATGTAGCAGCATCAATTGTACCAGAAGTTCAAAGGCCATGGGTGATGATTAGTGTTAATGATGATTGCAGAGATCTTCATTTCCGTAAAGCTG AGTTTGATCCTGAGGATTGCCCACCGGATTGCTCAAAGCCATGTGAGAAAGTTTGCCCGGCTGATGCAATATCACTAGAGCGTTCCGTGGTTGGTGGAGAGCACACTCGATCTGATCCTTTGCGTGGTAAATATGAG GGTGGTGTAATTACAGAGCGGTGCTATGGATGCGGTCGATGCTTGCCAGTTTGCCCGTATGACAGAATAA GAGCTGTGTCCTATGTTCGGGACCCTACTATGACTGCTGAGTTATTGAAAAGTAATGATGTTGATGCAATAGAGATACATACCATTGGAAA GGGAACTGATATGTTCAATACCCTCTGGGACAGCTTGAGTGGGTCCATCAATAATGTGAAGCTGGTTGCA GTTAGTCTTCCTGATATAGGTGAATCAACTGTTGATCTCATGAACGCAATGTACACAATAATGGAGTCCCATTTTAAAGGGTATAATCTTTGGCAG TTAGATGGCCGACCTATGAGTGGCGACATTGGTCGAGGTGCAACAAGGGAGACAGTTTCTTTTGCCGCTCATGTGGCTTCAATGTCAGAAAGACCTCCTG GCTTCTATCAGTTGGCTGGTGGCACCAACGCATACACTATTGATTGCTTAAAGAAAGCTGGTCTTTTCCAATCTATTTCTGTTGCTG GGACCGCAGCTTCTGAAATGGCCAGTTCTCACCAAGCTTTAATCGGAGGGATTGCTTATGGTGGCTATGCTCGCAAG ATCGTTGGACGGGCTTTGCGCAAAATACCAGAACAGTTTGGTCCTGTGCGCATCGAGGAACACCCAGATCATCTACTGGAGGCACTACAAGAAGCCATGTCATTAGTAGGAACTGTGAAGGGTTATATATCCAGTCCTTCCAAGCCGTTCATAAAACAAGTGGACAGACAATAG
- the LOC136510512 gene encoding transcription factor PAR1-like, which translates to MGAHTGNRRCSPSTSTARRRTRPPASSAAVAARRPSSPTTKPISKDDAAEGKARTKQACSRRRDMEVRRKMEVLRRLVPSGSGSGGDDEVDELLLRAAGYIERLQAQVTVMQFMVDVLEDTKH; encoded by the coding sequence ATGGGTGCCCACACCGGCAACCGCCGTTGCAGCCCGTCAACATCGACGGCCAGGAGAAGAACGAGGCCGCCGGCATCCTCCGCCGCCGTGGCTGCCAGAAGGCCGTCGTCGCCGACGACGAAGCCGATAAGCAAGGACGATGCCGCGGAAGGCAAGGCGAGGACGAAGCAGGCCTGCAGCAGGCGGCGGGACATGGAGGTGAGGAGGAAGATGGAGGTGCTGAGGCGCCTCGTGccgagcggcagcggcagcggcggcgacgacgaggtCGACGAGCTCCTCCTGCGCGCCGCCGGCTACATCGAGCGGCTGCAGGCGCAGGTGACGGTGATGCAGTTCATGGTCGACGTGCTGGAGGACACAAAACATTAA